Proteins found in one Polyodon spathula isolate WHYD16114869_AA chromosome 42, ASM1765450v1, whole genome shotgun sequence genomic segment:
- the LOC121305276 gene encoding zinc-binding protein A33-like isoform X1: protein MAANTSRLEEELSCAVCCEIFKDPITLRCNHSFCKACLDRYWQDKKIKQCPVCRKVSPGPQLPVDFRLRNIVESFLKEHRQKPTGIFCSLHDEKLKLFCVDDNKAVCVVCQTSEKHENHKFQPVEEAARDYKEELKTTMKPLQDKLESFNKVKNECDKTAKHIKKQAQQTERQIKEEFEKLHQFLRDEEKARIAALRGEEEQKGKLLEDKLENITREIATLSNTITDLERELKAEVVSFLQSYKDTKRRAERTLQDPQCVSGALIDVAEHLGSLKYKVWEKMLGIVQHTPVTLDPNTAHPALILSEDLTSVRHSDDRQQLPDNPERFHPCVNMLGSEGFTSGKHCWEVEVGNKTDWTLGVTKESSKRKGGIKLNPEEGYWVIALRDGDRYSAYISPVTQLTLENKPQKIRVQLDCDGGKVAFFDASDMRPIFTFKERFTERMFPYFSPYLNKNGKNSAPLKICPVKAVIKVD, encoded by the exons ATGGCAGCCAACACTTCTCGTCTGGAAGAAGAGCTttcctgtgctgtgtgctgtgagaTTTTCAAAGATCCTATAACTCTTCGTTGTAACCACAGCTTCTGTAAAGCATGTCTGGATCGCTACTGGCAAGATAAGAAAATCAAGCAATGTCCAGTGTGCAGGAAGGTGTCCCCAGGCCCCCAGCTGCCTGTGGATTTCAGGCTCAGGAATATTGTGGAGTCctttttaaaagaacacagaCAGAAACCTACTGGAATATTCTGCAGTCTGCATGATGAAaaattgaagctgttctgtgtGGATGACAACAAGGCTGTCTGTGTAGTTTGTCAAACTTCTGAGAAACATGAGAATCACAAGTTCCAGCCAGTCGAGGAAGCTGCACGGGATTATAAG gaAGAACTCAAAACCACAATGAAGCCCTTGCAGGACAAGCTGGAAtcatttaataaagttaaaaatgaaTGTGATAAAACAGCAAAGCACATCAAG AAACAAGCCCAGCAAACAGAGAGGCAGATAAAGGAGGAGTTTGAAAAACTTCACCAGTTTCTACGAGATGAAGAAAAGGCCAGGATAGCTGCACTGAGGGGGGAAGAGGAACAAAAGGGAAAACTCCTCGAAGACAAGTTGGAGAATATTACAAGAGAAATAGCAACCCTTTCAAACACAATCACAGATTTGGAGCGGGAATTGAAAGCAGAAGTAGTATCATTCCTTCAg AGCTACAAAGATACAAAGAGAAG AGCCGAGCGCACACTGCAGGATCCACAATGTGTTTCAGGGGCACTGATAGATGTAGCCGAGCACCTGGGCTCTCTGAAGTACAAAGTCTGGGAGAAGATGTTGGGAATTGTTCAACACA CTCCAGTGACTCTGGATCCAAACACAGCACACCCTGCTCTGATACTGTCTGAGGATCTAACAAGTGTGAGACACAGTGATGATAGACAGCAGCTTCCTGACAATCCAGAGCGGTTTCATCCCTGTGTTAATATGTTGGGTTCTGAGGGATTCACTTCAGGGAAACACTGCTGGGAAGTTGAGGTGGGAAACAAAACTGACTGGACCCTAGGTGTGACAAAAGAGTCCAGTAAGAGGAAAGGGGGCATCAAGCTGAACCCAGAAGAAGGATACTGGGTTATAGCCCTGAGGGACGGGGATCGGTACAGTGCATATATCTCACCAGTGACACAACTCACTCTGGAGAATAAACCCCAGAAGATCAGAGTTCAGCTGGACTGTGACGGGGGCAAGGTGGCATTCTTTGACGCCAGTGATATGAGACCTATCTTCACTTTTAAAGAGCGATTTACTGAGAGAATGTTTCCATATTTCTCTCCTTAcctaaataaaaatggaaaaaactcTGCCCCCCTTAAAATCTGCCCTGTGAAGGCAGTTATAAAAGTGGACTAG
- the LOC121305279 gene encoding zinc-binding protein A33-like — MAANTSRLEEELSCAVCCEIFKNPVTLHCNHSFCKACLGCYWQDSKKQECPVCREMSPGPQLPVDFRLRNIVESFLKEHSQKPPAPTGMLCSLHDEKLKLFCVDDNEPVCVVCQTSEKHGNHKFRPVTEVARDYKEELKTAMKPLQDKLESFNKVKNECDDTAKHIKKQAQQTERQIKEEFEELHQFLRDEEKARIAALWEEEEQKGKLLEDKLENIKREIATLSNTIIVLEREMKAEEVSFLQSYKDTKRRAERTLQDPQCVSGALIDVAEHLGSLKYKVWEKMLGIVQYTPVTLDPNTAHPELILSEDLTSVRHSDDRQQLPDNPERFGYCVFVVGSVGFTSGKHCWDVEVGSKTKWDLGVTKESSKRKGSINLNPEEGYWAIAQRDGDRYSACTSEPSPLALKNKPEKIRVLLDFDRGEVAFFDASDMRPIYTFKERFTEKMFPYFSPCLNKNGKNPAPLKVCPVKAVLKVY, encoded by the exons ATGGCAGCCAACACTTCTCGTCTGGAAGAAGAGCTttcctgtgctgtgtgctgtgagaTTTTCAAGAATCCCGTAACTCTTCATTGTAACCACAGCTTCTGTAAAGCATGTCTGGGTTGCTACTGGCAAGATTCGAAAAAACAGGAATGTCCAGTGTGCAGGGAGATGTCCCCAGGCCCTCAGCTGCCTGTGGATTTCAGGCTCAGGAATATTGTGGAGTCCTTTTTAAAAGAACATAGTCAGAAACCTCCAGCACCTACTGGAATGCTCTGCAGTCTGCATGATGAAAAACTGAAgctgttctgtgtggatgatAATGAGCCTGTCTGCGTAGTTTGTCAAACTTCAGAGAAACATGGAAATCACAAGTTCCGTCCAGTCACAGAAGTTGCACGGGATTATAAG gAAGAACTCAAAACCGCAATGAAGCCCTTGCAGGACAAGCTGGAAtcatttaataaagttaaaaatgaaTGTGATGACACAGCAAAGCACATCAAG AAACAAGCCCAGCAAACAGAGAGGCAGATAAAGGAGGAGTTTGAGGAACTTCACCAGTTTCTACGAGATGAAGAAAAGGCCAGGATAGCTGCACTGTGGGAGGAAGAGGAACAAAAGGGAAAACTCCTCGAAGACAAGTTGGAGAATATTAAAAGAGAAATAGCAACCCTTTCAAACACAATCATAGTGTTGGAGCGGGAAATGAAAGCAGAAGAAGTATCATTCCTTCAg AGCTACAAAGATACAAAGAGAAG AGCCGAGCGCACACTGCAGGATCCACAATGTGTTTCAGGGGCACTGATAGATGTAGCCGAGCACCTGGGCTCTCTGAAGTACAAAGTGTGGGAGAAGATGTTGGGAATTGTTCAATACA CTCCAGTGACTCTGGATCCCAACACAGCACACCCTGAATTGATACTGTCTGAGGATCTAACAAGTGTCAGACACAGTGATGATAGACAGCAGCTTCCCGACAACCCAGAGCGGTTTGGttactgtgtttttgtggtgGGCTCTGTGGGATTCACTTCAGGGAAACACTGCTGGGATGTTGAGGTGGGGAGCAAAACTAAATGGGATCTTGGTGTGACAAAGGAATCCAGTAAGAGGAAAGGGAGCATCAATCTGAACCCAGAAGAAGGATACTGGGCTATAGCCCAGAGGGACGGGGATCGGTACAGTGCCTGCACCTCAGAACCTTCACCACTTGCTCTGAAGAATAAACCAGAGAAGATCAGAGTTTTGTTGGACTTTGACAGGGGGGAGGTGGCATTCTTTGATGCCAGTGATATGAGACCTATTTACACTTTTAAAGAGAGATTCACTGAGAAAATGTTTCCATATTTCTCTCCTTGcttaaataaaaatggtaaaaacCCTGCCCCCCTCAAAGTGTGCCCTGTGAAGGCAGTTCTAAAAGTGTACTAG
- the LOC121305276 gene encoding zinc-binding protein A33-like isoform X2 produces MAANTSRLEEELSCAVCCEIFKDPITLRCNHSFCKACLDRYWQDKKIKQCPVCRKVSPGPQLPVDFRLRNIVESFLKEHRQKPTGIFCSLHDEKLKLFCVDDNKAVCVVCQTSEKHENHKFQPVEEAARDYKKQAQQTERQIKEEFEKLHQFLRDEEKARIAALRGEEEQKGKLLEDKLENITREIATLSNTITDLERELKAEVVSFLQSYKDTKRRAERTLQDPQCVSGALIDVAEHLGSLKYKVWEKMLGIVQHTPVTLDPNTAHPALILSEDLTSVRHSDDRQQLPDNPERFHPCVNMLGSEGFTSGKHCWEVEVGNKTDWTLGVTKESSKRKGGIKLNPEEGYWVIALRDGDRYSAYISPVTQLTLENKPQKIRVQLDCDGGKVAFFDASDMRPIFTFKERFTERMFPYFSPYLNKNGKNSAPLKICPVKAVIKVD; encoded by the exons ATGGCAGCCAACACTTCTCGTCTGGAAGAAGAGCTttcctgtgctgtgtgctgtgagaTTTTCAAAGATCCTATAACTCTTCGTTGTAACCACAGCTTCTGTAAAGCATGTCTGGATCGCTACTGGCAAGATAAGAAAATCAAGCAATGTCCAGTGTGCAGGAAGGTGTCCCCAGGCCCCCAGCTGCCTGTGGATTTCAGGCTCAGGAATATTGTGGAGTCctttttaaaagaacacagaCAGAAACCTACTGGAATATTCTGCAGTCTGCATGATGAAaaattgaagctgttctgtgtGGATGACAACAAGGCTGTCTGTGTAGTTTGTCAAACTTCTGAGAAACATGAGAATCACAAGTTCCAGCCAGTCGAGGAAGCTGCACGGGATTATAAG AAACAAGCCCAGCAAACAGAGAGGCAGATAAAGGAGGAGTTTGAAAAACTTCACCAGTTTCTACGAGATGAAGAAAAGGCCAGGATAGCTGCACTGAGGGGGGAAGAGGAACAAAAGGGAAAACTCCTCGAAGACAAGTTGGAGAATATTACAAGAGAAATAGCAACCCTTTCAAACACAATCACAGATTTGGAGCGGGAATTGAAAGCAGAAGTAGTATCATTCCTTCAg AGCTACAAAGATACAAAGAGAAG AGCCGAGCGCACACTGCAGGATCCACAATGTGTTTCAGGGGCACTGATAGATGTAGCCGAGCACCTGGGCTCTCTGAAGTACAAAGTCTGGGAGAAGATGTTGGGAATTGTTCAACACA CTCCAGTGACTCTGGATCCAAACACAGCACACCCTGCTCTGATACTGTCTGAGGATCTAACAAGTGTGAGACACAGTGATGATAGACAGCAGCTTCCTGACAATCCAGAGCGGTTTCATCCCTGTGTTAATATGTTGGGTTCTGAGGGATTCACTTCAGGGAAACACTGCTGGGAAGTTGAGGTGGGAAACAAAACTGACTGGACCCTAGGTGTGACAAAAGAGTCCAGTAAGAGGAAAGGGGGCATCAAGCTGAACCCAGAAGAAGGATACTGGGTTATAGCCCTGAGGGACGGGGATCGGTACAGTGCATATATCTCACCAGTGACACAACTCACTCTGGAGAATAAACCCCAGAAGATCAGAGTTCAGCTGGACTGTGACGGGGGCAAGGTGGCATTCTTTGACGCCAGTGATATGAGACCTATCTTCACTTTTAAAGAGCGATTTACTGAGAGAATGTTTCCATATTTCTCTCCTTAcctaaataaaaatggaaaaaactcTGCCCCCCTTAAAATCTGCCCTGTGAAGGCAGTTATAAAAGTGGACTAG